Proteins found in one Piliocolobus tephrosceles isolate RC106 unplaced genomic scaffold, ASM277652v3 unscaffolded_322, whole genome shotgun sequence genomic segment:
- the LOC113220064 gene encoding RNA-binding motif protein, Y chromosome, family 1 member B-like has product MEILHAESHSLPGEMTMCHQEIMVMQLRTEADNLKSVALTYTSRIHTSSQDTRYYAPPPRDYGYYDYGPSSRSEQSFGGNGYYNIFCECDGYCGDHSEHPSRHSYRDAYQSYGTSHGGPPAQGPQMSYGGSHHYDYNSIRDRYGRSQESYSRSCGVVYSSGHEHGGRKE; this is encoded by the exons ATGGAGATCCTCCACGCAGAGAGCCACTCTCTCCCTGGAGAAATGACCATGTGTCACCAAGAGATCATGGTAATGCAACTAAGGACAg AAGCTGATAATTTAAAATCTGTTGCTTTAACTTATACAAGCAGGATTCATACAAGTTCCCAAGACACCAGGTATTATGCTCCACCACCTAGAGATTATGGATACTATGATTATGGTCCTTCTAGTAGAAGTGAACAATCCTTTGGAGGAAATGGGTACTAtaatattttctg TGAATGTGATGGCTACTGTGGGGATCATTCTGAACATCCAAGTAGACATTCTTACAGAGATGCATATCAGAGTTATG GGACCTCTCACGGTGGACCACCTGCACAAGGACCTCAAATGAGTTATGGTGGAAGTCATCACTATGATTATAACAGTATACGAGATAGATACGGCAGAAGTCAGGAGAGTTACTCACGGAGCTGTGGTGTTGTGTATTCCTCTGGTCATGAGCACGGTggcagaaaagaatga